A stretch of the Neptunomonas phycophila genome encodes the following:
- a CDS encoding DUF4011 domain-containing protein, translating to MKLQLNSDLASTFSLAAQQNAYSLLNRVLLSAPVEVEVESSQSFRDIRVRLTSSPIYFEPEEWLIDRLEAGQSTKLQERPLKPNFDKLSGLTEEMLVQLTFAVSYIDGNGQTHELSSHHEISFLPADYWGGESRQAELLGAFVQPNVHTVEVLTAKVAQGLRNTRQNSAIDGYQSNTRERPFLFGAALWSTIFNERLTYLSPPNGWAERGQRIRPAADILEHKTAACLDTSVLFASCLENMGLNPVIAFTKTHAFAGFWLIDECFPVLTNDDPIDLRKRMDTSDIVMFETTLVTNDSPVTFKQAIERAKTLLEEDQESEFVMLIDITQARARRVKPIGVIEDNTNGEADNNSEDSEAGVTIGIDLPPPLPPVRAGDWIYEETPDTRVDMWQRKLLDLTKRNPLLNVKSSALKLFCPDLGKLEDMLAADQVFSFVSADETPIVDKERSTEAFRLSTGDDLHREFALQQLDNKKLIVNDTLKRKETKLVELLRKAKNDLEEGGTNTLFLAIGMLRWKETVDSEKSFRAPLILLPVKLERRSAQAKVMLRQLPDEEPTFNLTLIEMLQRDYDINLEQLRHELPEDDSGADVEEIWNIVRAAIRDQPGFIVVEEIVLGSFSFAKYLMWKDLRDRTELLKQSPFVDHLVEHPSDAFKQDSSFIKRDEVDDKITPEFFYAPLNCDSSQMVAVEASSHPQDFVLEGPPGTGKSETIANIICQNLALGRKVLFVAEKMAALQVVYRRMEKIGLEHLCLELHSNKVNKKSVLNQLGAAWTQRESASQSEWIAKAQKLEKVRHGLNNYVSELHRQHALGLSARDAMARVVRFSYEHPLRLEWPEDQSQAPVRTEAELDPYLETARELGIAFGEIEDLDPANFNSIRQLEFSNQWRTSAVSCANRIHTAANKARSSVEALVKALDLPLEHISPAKLPHISGLAELCDLVLNGDVDFALQGGGPSRVNALSNCIPLHTELHDQIKEFGHGLKWVMLDECDWDQWIHQRNEATGLFGFLKRHNLRKVMSAKGLDKIENLGILDSALTARETLKQLKSSAAELEGTAIWSGIDSDPQQLNRSFTNGTRALELFKTFIGSFADPTLPVGTLRRHLVDGRDFLSDSSQIVDLARRVAEEAANMTALIHDAENLKITINVDDDLQKIAADFGVMADQSERLSRWCRWLAAKKHAAQYQLEPLSLLLEKRAIAPRDCEANAMTALCVWLAPKLIDQSPSLVQFAGASHESTIEMFRELDADVSATTAEYILAKTAGGVPDRNSPDTPAEYSVLARELTKKTRHKPVRALVSDMGDALTDLTPCFMMSPLSVAQFLPADFAFFDLVVFDEASQITTWDAVGVIARGKNVIVVGDPKQMPPSNTFGRKEEEDSDEGDLESILDQALAARLPHLRLTGHYRSRHETLIAFSNSHYYENQLTTFPSAETKTSAVTLHRIDGVYAKGRGQTNAIEAQAVVTEVVQRLTDMLNGAPERSMGIVTINLQQQRLVEDLIDEARRKNPELEHFFTATDNYDPLFVKNLESVQGDERDIIILSLTYGPTEPRGRTMSMNFGPLNKQGGERRLNVAVTRATTEMLVFSSFDSSMVDLSRTQATAVEHLKNYLEFAERGPIALAEFSSANYGVDQFDSDFEQAVAMTLREKGWKVQTQVGVSKFRVDLGIIHPDKPGEYLAGVECDGATYHSSPSARDRDRVRQTILENLGWRIVRLWSTDYFQEPEHAIKKIHERLEALLIEDRETEDVVVSEPEIISASMPEQEPEADQISSCTPNTNSSENDIQLDSKREEAKTTSIHLQASPSNSLRDVLADLPCYDSDKYFDADHWVNLSSLAKSILKLKNGITLHELTLDIALKHDLSRSSRKQRQHLRNVIKGWAGFWREGEEKTTVWLSPDDVCDEIPWRGLYAFGLERDWKNLCYQEKIGIARAALAAQPKDPIDWLFSEFKMSRRHSSTAEIFQTWIDNVQNIELSN from the coding sequence ATGAAGTTGCAGCTCAACAGCGACCTGGCATCCACTTTTTCACTAGCGGCGCAACAAAACGCCTACTCATTACTGAATCGAGTGCTCCTATCAGCACCGGTTGAAGTCGAAGTTGAATCTTCACAATCTTTCAGAGATATACGTGTTCGTCTCACCAGCTCTCCCATCTACTTTGAGCCTGAAGAGTGGCTAATAGATCGCCTTGAAGCAGGGCAGTCCACAAAGCTACAGGAACGACCACTAAAACCAAACTTCGATAAGCTATCAGGTTTAACGGAAGAAATGCTGGTTCAGCTAACGTTCGCTGTGTCTTATATTGATGGTAATGGGCAAACGCATGAACTCTCGTCACATCATGAAATCAGTTTCTTACCTGCCGATTACTGGGGCGGTGAGTCACGCCAAGCTGAACTGCTAGGTGCGTTTGTTCAGCCTAATGTTCATACAGTTGAAGTACTAACCGCTAAAGTCGCACAGGGGCTTCGCAACACAAGGCAGAACAGCGCAATCGATGGGTATCAATCCAACACTCGTGAGCGACCTTTTTTGTTCGGTGCCGCACTTTGGTCAACAATTTTTAACGAGCGCCTAACCTACTTGTCACCACCAAACGGATGGGCCGAACGTGGGCAGCGTATCCGCCCTGCAGCCGATATATTGGAGCATAAGACAGCAGCCTGCCTCGATACCTCGGTCCTGTTTGCCAGTTGCCTAGAGAATATGGGGTTGAACCCCGTCATCGCTTTTACGAAAACACATGCGTTCGCAGGTTTTTGGTTGATTGATGAATGCTTCCCTGTGCTCACCAATGACGATCCTATTGATCTCCGTAAGCGTATGGATACGTCCGACATTGTGATGTTCGAGACAACACTGGTCACCAATGATTCGCCCGTTACATTCAAACAAGCGATCGAACGCGCTAAGACTTTGCTGGAAGAGGATCAGGAATCTGAGTTCGTGATGTTAATAGACATCACACAAGCACGAGCTCGTCGAGTAAAACCAATTGGAGTCATCGAAGATAACACCAATGGAGAAGCGGATAACAATAGCGAAGATAGTGAGGCAGGCGTAACCATCGGTATAGACTTGCCACCACCTTTACCACCGGTGCGTGCAGGTGATTGGATCTATGAAGAAACCCCTGATACTCGCGTAGATATGTGGCAGCGTAAGCTACTAGATTTAACGAAACGTAATCCATTACTTAATGTAAAAAGCTCTGCTTTGAAGCTCTTCTGTCCGGATTTAGGCAAGCTCGAGGATATGCTAGCCGCCGATCAGGTTTTTAGCTTTGTTTCAGCGGACGAAACACCGATTGTTGATAAAGAGCGTAGTACCGAAGCATTTCGGCTCAGCACAGGCGATGACCTACACAGAGAGTTTGCATTACAACAGCTCGACAACAAAAAGCTCATTGTTAACGACACGTTAAAACGCAAAGAAACGAAGCTCGTTGAACTCCTTCGTAAGGCTAAGAATGATTTGGAAGAAGGGGGCACAAATACTCTATTTCTAGCGATCGGTATGCTTCGCTGGAAAGAGACAGTAGATAGTGAAAAATCATTTCGTGCGCCACTGATTCTATTACCGGTAAAACTAGAGCGTCGTAGCGCACAGGCTAAGGTTATGCTACGCCAGCTCCCTGATGAAGAACCGACCTTTAACCTAACACTCATTGAAATGCTTCAGAGAGATTACGATATTAATCTCGAGCAGTTACGCCACGAACTCCCAGAAGATGATTCTGGCGCTGATGTAGAAGAGATCTGGAATATCGTTCGAGCTGCGATCCGGGATCAACCAGGCTTTATTGTTGTTGAAGAGATTGTTCTTGGCTCGTTTTCGTTTGCGAAATACCTTATGTGGAAAGATCTTCGCGATCGTACTGAGCTCCTTAAACAAAGTCCGTTTGTAGACCACCTTGTAGAGCACCCATCTGATGCCTTCAAACAGGATAGTTCCTTCATAAAGCGTGACGAAGTTGACGACAAGATAACCCCAGAGTTTTTCTACGCACCGCTAAACTGCGATTCCTCTCAGATGGTCGCAGTAGAGGCCTCTTCCCACCCTCAAGACTTCGTCCTTGAAGGACCACCGGGTACAGGCAAGTCAGAAACGATTGCGAACATCATCTGTCAAAACTTAGCACTAGGACGGAAAGTACTCTTTGTAGCCGAAAAAATGGCGGCACTTCAGGTCGTATACCGCCGTATGGAAAAAATCGGATTAGAACACCTCTGTTTGGAGTTGCATTCAAACAAAGTAAACAAAAAGTCGGTACTTAATCAGTTGGGTGCTGCATGGACGCAGCGAGAAAGCGCTAGCCAGAGCGAATGGATAGCGAAGGCGCAGAAGCTAGAAAAAGTCCGTCACGGATTGAATAACTATGTATCAGAGCTACATAGGCAGCATGCGCTTGGACTGTCTGCCCGTGATGCAATGGCAAGGGTAGTTCGCTTCTCGTATGAGCATCCATTACGCTTAGAGTGGCCAGAAGATCAAAGCCAAGCTCCGGTCAGAACAGAAGCAGAACTAGATCCATACTTAGAAACGGCGAGAGAACTGGGTATCGCCTTTGGTGAGATCGAAGATCTCGACCCTGCTAATTTCAACTCGATCCGCCAATTAGAGTTTTCAAACCAATGGCGTACTTCTGCTGTCTCGTGTGCAAATCGAATACACACCGCAGCAAATAAAGCACGCTCGAGCGTAGAAGCTTTGGTAAAAGCCCTAGACCTCCCGCTTGAGCACATATCACCGGCTAAGCTACCCCATATTTCTGGGCTGGCTGAATTATGCGATCTAGTGCTAAATGGGGATGTCGATTTCGCGCTTCAAGGCGGCGGACCGTCTCGTGTTAATGCATTGAGCAACTGCATACCTTTACACACCGAGCTGCACGACCAAATAAAAGAATTTGGTCACGGTCTTAAATGGGTGATGCTCGATGAGTGTGATTGGGATCAATGGATTCATCAGCGCAACGAAGCTACCGGGCTCTTTGGTTTTTTGAAGCGCCATAACCTACGTAAAGTGATGAGTGCGAAAGGGCTTGACAAGATCGAAAATCTTGGGATTCTTGATTCAGCACTCACTGCACGTGAAACACTTAAGCAACTTAAAAGCAGTGCGGCAGAGCTCGAAGGAACGGCAATTTGGTCCGGTATTGATTCAGATCCACAACAACTCAATAGATCCTTTACGAATGGTACCCGTGCATTAGAGCTCTTTAAAACGTTTATCGGATCTTTTGCGGATCCGACACTTCCTGTTGGTACGTTACGCCGACACCTAGTGGACGGTCGAGACTTCCTATCCGATAGCTCGCAGATCGTAGACCTGGCCCGCCGTGTAGCCGAGGAAGCAGCTAACATGACAGCGCTTATTCACGATGCTGAAAACCTCAAAATCACCATTAACGTTGATGATGACCTTCAAAAAATTGCAGCTGACTTTGGTGTTATGGCGGATCAGAGTGAACGCTTAAGCCGTTGGTGCCGCTGGTTGGCGGCCAAGAAACATGCAGCTCAATACCAGCTTGAGCCACTATCGTTGTTGTTGGAAAAGCGCGCCATTGCTCCACGAGACTGTGAGGCTAATGCGATGACTGCGTTATGTGTCTGGTTAGCACCTAAACTGATCGATCAGAGCCCTTCCCTAGTTCAATTTGCAGGTGCCTCTCATGAATCCACCATTGAGATGTTCCGTGAGCTTGATGCTGATGTCTCAGCAACGACGGCCGAGTATATTTTGGCTAAAACTGCTGGGGGCGTGCCTGATCGAAACTCCCCTGATACACCAGCAGAGTATAGTGTACTCGCACGTGAACTGACGAAAAAAACTAGACATAAACCTGTGCGTGCATTGGTGAGTGACATGGGAGACGCTCTCACAGATCTGACACCTTGTTTTATGATGTCACCGTTATCAGTCGCGCAATTCTTACCTGCCGATTTTGCATTTTTTGATCTTGTCGTGTTCGATGAAGCTTCTCAAATCACTACTTGGGATGCAGTTGGCGTAATCGCACGTGGAAAGAATGTCATAGTCGTTGGTGATCCAAAGCAGATGCCACCTAGCAATACGTTTGGGCGCAAAGAAGAAGAAGACTCAGATGAGGGTGATTTAGAATCCATATTGGATCAAGCGCTAGCGGCACGCTTACCGCATCTTCGCTTAACGGGGCATTACCGTAGCCGCCATGAAACACTGATAGCATTCTCTAACTCGCACTATTATGAGAATCAGCTCACCACTTTCCCTTCAGCAGAAACAAAAACTAGCGCTGTAACGTTGCACCGCATTGACGGTGTGTATGCTAAAGGTCGCGGTCAGACCAATGCCATCGAGGCACAAGCAGTAGTAACGGAGGTCGTTCAGCGCCTGACAGACATGCTTAACGGTGCGCCAGAACGTTCAATGGGAATCGTTACAATCAACTTACAACAACAACGTTTGGTTGAGGATTTGATTGATGAGGCGCGCCGCAAAAATCCCGAACTCGAACATTTTTTTACTGCAACGGATAACTACGATCCGTTATTTGTTAAAAACCTTGAGTCAGTTCAAGGAGATGAGCGTGACATTATTATCCTATCGCTAACCTACGGCCCAACTGAACCTCGTGGCCGTACCATGAGCATGAACTTCGGCCCTCTAAACAAACAAGGCGGTGAACGCCGGCTAAATGTTGCAGTTACGCGAGCAACAACTGAAATGTTGGTCTTCTCTAGTTTTGATTCATCTATGGTTGACCTGTCTAGGACACAAGCGACGGCCGTAGAGCACCTTAAAAACTACCTTGAATTCGCCGAGCGTGGGCCAATTGCGTTAGCTGAGTTTAGTTCGGCTAATTACGGTGTTGACCAATTTGATTCAGACTTTGAACAGGCTGTAGCCATGACTCTTCGAGAGAAGGGCTGGAAGGTTCAGACACAGGTGGGAGTATCTAAATTCCGCGTAGATCTGGGTATTATTCATCCAGATAAGCCCGGCGAATATCTAGCAGGTGTTGAGTGTGACGGTGCTACCTACCACAGTTCTCCCTCAGCACGCGATCGTGATCGTGTGCGCCAAACAATCCTTGAGAATCTTGGCTGGCGCATCGTTCGCTTATGGTCAACTGATTACTTCCAAGAGCCAGAGCATGCGATAAAGAAAATCCACGAAAGGTTGGAAGCACTATTAATTGAAGATCGTGAAACTGAGGACGTTGTAGTGTCAGAGCCTGAGATAATATCAGCCTCAATGCCCGAGCAAGAACCAGAGGCAGATCAGATTTCTTCCTGTACACCTAATACAAACTCGAGTGAGAATGATATTCAGCTCGACAGCAAGCGCGAAGAAGCCAAAACCACATCGATTCATCTTCAAGCATCACCGTCTAATTCTTTGCGTGATGTACTTGCAGACCTTCCATGCTATGACAGCGATAAATACTTTGATGCAGATCACTGGGTGAATCTAAGCAGCCTAGCCAAATCTATATTAAAACTCAAAAATGGGATTACGCTTCACGAGCTGACTCTCGATATTGCACTCAAGCACGATTTGAGTCGTAGCTCTCGTAAACAACGCCAGCATCTACGCAATGTAATTAAAGGCTGGGCTGGTTTCTGGCGAGAGGGCGAAGAAAAAACAACTGTTTGGCTATCACCGGATGATGTGTGCGATGAGATCCCATGGAGAGGCCTTTATGCTTTTGGCCTTGAGCGCGACTGGAAGAATTTATGTTACCAAGAAAAAATTGGTATAGCTCGTGCTGCGCTTGCTGCTCAACCTAAAGACCCAATTGACTGGCTATTTAGTGAATTTAAGATGAGTCGTCGCCACAGCTCGACAGCTGAAATTTTCCAGACATGGATCGATAATGTTCAGAATATTGAATTAAGTAACTGA
- a CDS encoding DUF6726 family protein → MKLIAVLMLALVLNGCVLTKVVTVPLRVGGAVVSVVPVVGNAADAVIDTTADAIDLVPL, encoded by the coding sequence ATGAAGTTGATAGCAGTGCTAATGTTGGCGCTTGTATTGAACGGGTGTGTTCTAACGAAGGTGGTAACGGTGCCGTTGCGTGTCGGCGGGGCGGTTGTTTCTGTGGTTCCTGTTGTGGGTAATGCGGCTGATGCGGTGATCGATACTACCGCCGATGCGATTGATTTGGTGCCTTTGTAA
- a CDS encoding sensor histidine kinase: MQEPKRFSASLILMAILLLAVSIVGSFIIYQSRVQAQIQQLEGQLTQQVYNTTKALAYEFGNIENITLLLKRRLLTQDGLLNTTPINQKHVLKEFAHFQSISPFITEITWLASDGQVQIHLNATSTQENNTPNDRYGDAFMSAARRAPTTIAPAILLNEENRYYILSTVTSTESEGLHSGLFIIRFNLTPPTQNLLSAQSERFDTFLITGAGKRKLVPPPEINSEDKHAFHFSKKYPQAWNKLTLGPAEGSFVLNNQLWQYLRRTVALREHQETFNREILTIAVASKPEVLSNIKYSQQIMIGQFAFGVLGIGLFIIYRLYKNNQSFQMLHRTLQKEKSKLETTFQALQAAHEQQNLLIEELAESQKLSSLGMMVAGVAHELNTPTGGALISVSTLQRQLHELQEAINSGLKRSDLDQYVNNAESGLQLTEHNLKQASKLIKSFKRLAVDRNSEDITEFTLDEPIQDLLTSLHSLIKNANIELITDYPAQLKLYSHPGILSQVIQNFIENAINHAFSHQTISRKTIRLCAKTEANQLIVSISDNGQGIAPHVLPTIFDPFVTTRRGEGHTGLGLHQVHQWVQKILQGSIKVKSTTNEGTEFIIAIPIRLTTDKN; encoded by the coding sequence GTGCAAGAGCCCAAACGGTTTTCGGCTTCTTTGATTCTGATGGCTATCTTGTTATTAGCCGTGAGCATCGTGGGCAGCTTTATTATCTATCAGAGTCGAGTTCAAGCTCAAATTCAACAACTTGAAGGACAGCTAACGCAACAAGTCTACAATACAACCAAAGCGTTGGCCTATGAATTTGGCAACATCGAAAACATAACCCTATTACTCAAAAGAAGGCTGCTTACCCAAGATGGGCTATTGAATACAACCCCTATCAACCAAAAGCATGTGCTTAAAGAATTTGCCCATTTCCAAAGCATCTCACCATTTATAACCGAAATAACCTGGTTAGCTTCCGACGGGCAAGTACAAATCCATCTAAACGCCACCTCTACCCAAGAAAACAATACCCCTAATGATAGGTATGGCGACGCTTTTATGTCTGCAGCCAGACGCGCGCCAACCACCATAGCGCCGGCCATATTATTAAATGAGGAAAACCGCTATTACATCCTATCAACAGTTACCTCAACCGAATCAGAAGGGCTTCATTCCGGCCTATTTATTATTAGGTTTAACCTAACCCCTCCCACTCAGAACCTACTGAGCGCCCAAAGCGAACGCTTCGATACGTTTCTTATTACGGGAGCAGGAAAACGCAAACTAGTCCCTCCCCCTGAGATCAACTCAGAAGATAAGCATGCGTTTCATTTCTCAAAGAAATACCCTCAAGCGTGGAACAAATTAACACTCGGCCCAGCCGAAGGGAGCTTCGTTCTCAACAACCAACTATGGCAATACCTAAGAAGAACTGTTGCCCTTAGAGAGCACCAAGAGACATTTAACCGAGAAATACTCACAATTGCTGTCGCGTCAAAGCCTGAAGTGCTTTCCAACATAAAATACTCTCAACAGATCATGATAGGGCAGTTTGCTTTTGGGGTTCTCGGCATTGGTTTATTTATCATTTACCGTCTCTATAAAAACAATCAATCCTTCCAGATGCTGCATCGCACTTTACAGAAGGAAAAAAGTAAACTTGAAACTACTTTCCAAGCACTACAAGCTGCTCATGAGCAACAAAACCTATTGATAGAAGAACTTGCCGAAAGCCAAAAACTCTCTTCGCTTGGAATGATGGTTGCCGGAGTAGCCCATGAATTAAACACACCTACTGGCGGCGCGTTAATCTCGGTCAGTACGCTGCAGCGCCAACTTCACGAGCTTCAAGAAGCCATCAATTCAGGGCTTAAACGCAGTGATTTAGACCAATACGTCAACAACGCCGAATCAGGCTTGCAACTAACTGAACATAATTTAAAGCAAGCATCTAAACTCATTAAAAGCTTTAAGCGCTTAGCCGTGGATAGGAATTCTGAAGACATCACTGAATTTACGCTGGATGAGCCTATTCAAGACTTGCTTACCAGCTTACATTCTTTGATTAAAAACGCGAATATCGAGCTAATAACAGACTACCCAGCCCAACTAAAACTTTACAGCCACCCAGGGATTCTATCGCAGGTTATACAAAACTTTATCGAAAACGCTATTAACCACGCTTTTAGTCATCAAACGATCAGCCGTAAAACCATTCGCCTTTGTGCAAAAACCGAAGCCAACCAGCTTATTGTTAGCATCTCAGACAATGGCCAAGGCATTGCGCCCCATGTCTTGCCAACTATATTCGACCCTTTTGTCACAACACGTCGCGGTGAAGGCCATACAGGTTTAGGGCTGCATCAGGTGCACCAATGGGTGCAAAAAATTCTACAAGGCTCCATCAAAGTCAAAAGCACGACCAATGAAGGCACCGAATTCATCATCGCCATACCAATACGCCTGACAACCGATAAAAATTAG
- a CDS encoding EAL domain-containing protein has product MSSESLFSFTQEDSTPRHSKTDHWKILSVEDDSAYQASLAFALENQRIFDRSIVLLKANSASEAADIIATNPDLSVILLDVVMETDDAGLKLVGTIREVLGNANVRIVLLTGQPSMAPRNDVMKRYDIDDYWCKSDLSSDFLQTIIAGNIRTWNHLQELNRAKQGLQMVIDASQQLSFKRNLQEFTQVLLEEISRLLGVEDEGIVCSLINRSKVPLDKACILAATGKYAIYQQQPLSSITDKPLLTLFQAASWQRQHIFGNNVSILYFENKQIHDKAYIIMVNTERALSEHETYLLEVFSTNISNGFTNLALNSRLSELAYTHATLGIPNRNHFLRSIDNTSEQDKRTAIIGVVKIDDFNDLTLTFGEEFCSDLLRSIYERLKSTTRPLEPIAIISQDSIGLLLNNTSPHDAAFFEQLLTPSFTISGAGHSLSTTVGILDVSVNSNQPIREADRLLRLAEGTVLIANREKLNYLRFESHMESDISTRAKLLSELRNAIHQQSIFIEIQPKINLHSGSITGFEALARWELNNERIPPDTFILLAETSGLITKLDLLVAEKVAQAIQKMTKAGVSYPIAINASAPDLLNNDYRHKLFEILDEYHINPNQIELEITETKAMRDYHVIAPQLRSMIEMGMKVSLDDFGTGYSSLAYITDLAATGLKIDRSFIQKLTLSEADEKVVDMILHLGRFFDLDVIAEGIETPEQAERLKQMNCPSGQGYLFSRPMSVDSAIQWVKLHNKQAPKG; this is encoded by the coding sequence ATTGAAAGCCAACTCAGCAAGCGAAGCGGCTGATATCATAGCGACTAATCCAGACCTAAGTGTGATTCTATTAGATGTGGTCATGGAAACAGACGATGCGGGGCTCAAACTCGTTGGTACTATTCGCGAAGTGTTGGGCAATGCCAACGTACGCATTGTTTTACTCACAGGCCAGCCAAGCATGGCTCCTCGTAATGATGTAATGAAACGCTACGATATCGATGACTACTGGTGTAAATCGGACCTTTCGAGCGACTTTCTGCAAACCATTATTGCAGGCAATATTCGAACCTGGAACCACCTCCAAGAGCTAAACCGCGCAAAACAAGGTTTGCAGATGGTTATTGACGCCAGTCAGCAGCTCAGTTTCAAACGTAACTTGCAGGAATTCACCCAAGTTTTACTTGAAGAAATTAGCCGGCTGCTTGGTGTCGAAGATGAAGGCATTGTGTGCAGCCTTATTAATCGCAGCAAAGTACCTTTGGATAAAGCGTGTATTTTGGCGGCGACCGGTAAATACGCCATTTATCAACAGCAGCCTCTATCGTCGATTACCGACAAGCCCCTCTTAACGCTATTCCAAGCGGCCTCTTGGCAGAGGCAGCATATTTTTGGCAATAATGTATCCATTCTTTATTTTGAGAATAAGCAGATACACGATAAAGCCTACATTATTATGGTAAACACGGAACGTGCGTTAAGCGAACATGAAACCTATTTACTTGAAGTCTTTAGCACCAACATCAGCAATGGTTTCACAAATCTCGCGCTCAATAGTCGGCTAAGCGAGCTTGCCTATACCCATGCAACATTGGGGATTCCTAACCGCAATCACTTTTTACGATCAATCGACAATACGAGCGAACAAGACAAACGAACAGCGATCATCGGCGTTGTGAAGATTGATGACTTCAACGACCTTACCCTAACCTTTGGCGAAGAATTCTGCAGCGATCTATTACGCAGCATTTACGAACGGTTAAAATCCACTACTCGTCCCTTAGAACCCATTGCTATTATTTCCCAAGATAGCATTGGCTTATTGCTCAACAATACATCACCCCATGATGCGGCTTTCTTTGAACAACTGCTTACGCCTTCATTTACCATAAGCGGAGCCGGACACAGCTTATCAACCACCGTAGGCATTCTGGATGTTAGCGTAAATAGTAACCAGCCAATACGCGAAGCAGATCGGTTATTACGCCTCGCAGAAGGGACCGTATTAATAGCCAACCGAGAAAAGCTTAATTATCTGCGCTTCGAATCACATATGGAAAGTGATATTTCTACGCGCGCTAAACTACTAAGCGAACTACGCAACGCGATCCATCAGCAGTCCATATTTATAGAAATCCAACCCAAAATAAATTTACATTCCGGCTCAATCACAGGTTTTGAAGCACTAGCCCGCTGGGAGCTTAACAACGAAAGGATTCCTCCTGATACCTTTATACTCTTAGCAGAGACTTCTGGCCTCATAACGAAGCTGGATTTACTGGTTGCCGAAAAAGTGGCCCAAGCTATCCAAAAAATGACGAAAGCAGGCGTAAGTTACCCTATTGCTATTAATGCTTCAGCCCCCGATTTACTCAACAACGATTATCGTCACAAACTCTTTGAAATACTCGATGAATATCACATAAACCCCAACCAAATAGAGCTTGAGATAACAGAAACCAAAGCAATGCGGGACTACCATGTCATAGCACCGCAACTGCGCTCAATGATAGAAATGGGCATGAAAGTGAGCCTCGATGATTTTGGCACTGGCTACTCATCGCTCGCTTACATTACTGACCTAGCAGCCACAGGCCTAAAGATTGATCGCAGCTTTATTCAAAAATTGACACTATCTGAAGCCGACGAAAAAGTTGTGGATATGATTCTTCACCTAGGTCGCTTTTTTGATTTAGATGTAATTGCTGAAGGCATCGAAACGCCAGAGCAAGCTGAACGCCTCAAACAGATGAACTGTCCCTCTGGCCAAGGCTATTTATTTTCACGTCCCATGTCTGTAGACAGCGCCATACAATGGGTCAAACTTCATAACAAACAAGCACCAAAAGGGTAG